The Arachis hypogaea cultivar Tifrunner chromosome 14, arahy.Tifrunner.gnm2.J5K5, whole genome shotgun sequence genome has a segment encoding these proteins:
- the LOC112740379 gene encoding uncharacterized protein, whose product MRRCSIHNGSVAVAGGGRRLCSSISSSANMERLGVRLQRLALGAVNSEVLLERFIKERKEKDPDVEIAVFKGLYDNVSNNTHVGAHLAILTAIRDVCKLAVKELTSWVIYSEEERKFNKDITVGLIRSELLNLTEYNVHMAKLIDGGETRLLRSFLFLFFKCWLLRN is encoded by the exons ATGAGGCGTTGCAGCATTCACAATGGAAGCGTTGCGGTGGCCGGTGGTGGAAGGAGGTTGTGCAGTAGCATAAGCAGCAGTGCGAATATGGAACGATTGGGCGTGCGACTACAGAGA CTTGCTCTAGGTGCTGTAAATTCAGAGGTTCTTCTTGAAAG GTTTATTAAGGAACGAAAAGAAAAGGATCCAGATGTTGAGATTGCA GTATTCAAGGGCCTTTATGACAATGTATCCAACAACACTCATGTTGGTGCTCATCTTGCAATCCTGACTGCCATTCGTGATGTTTGCAAGCTTGCCGTTAAGGAGCTTACCAGCTGG GTAATTTactcagaagaagaaagaaaattcaaCAAAGATATTACTGTAGGCCTGATCCGCAGTGAACTGCTAAATCTTACCGAGTACAATGTTCATATGGCAAAGCTCATTGATGGGGGAGAAACA AGGCTGCTACGGAGTTTTCTATTTCTCTTCTTCAAATGCTGGTTATTGAGGAACTGA
- the LOC112742023 gene encoding U-box domain-containing protein 11 — protein MAGEVAGDRTPELLAIVHDIAGMCVGAVGTGSSAAAAAPTPPLPAAIAGDGTFRKDCTDLVRRISLLTHLFEEIKELNKVADSASSSSSESGGGGAAASDGDGGGGAASWSFDVVVALQSAKRLLSVARNFRSNCSSDGAAKTIIFQFQSVTWKLEKLLSNLPYDHLEISEEVREQVDLVRTQLRRATDKYGFMISQMPSYKLSEPLAQEISQVPGRTTSGLHKQHSCPENLSELDKIRTNDGGEVCSRHQGVSRLERARSIPTMSEISLTNVTDTESEENSESKSPPEVKKSEGVLIPEDFLCPISLELMRDPVIVSTGQTYERSYIQRWIDCGNTTCPKTQQKLQHLTLTPNYVLRSLISQWCIEHNIEQPTGLTNGKIKKSDGSFRDVTGDIAAIEVLVRKLSSRSVEDRRAAVTEIRSLSKRSTDNRILIAEAGAIPLLVNLLTSEDVLTQDNAVTSILNLSIYENNKGLIMLAGAIPSIVQVLRAGTMEARENAAATLFSLSLADENKIIIGASGAIPALVELLQNGSPRGKKDAATALFNLCIYQGNKGRAIRAGIITALLKMLTDSSKSMVDEALTIMSVLASHQEAKVAIVKASTIPVLIDLLRTGLPRNKENAAAILLALCKRDTENLASLSRLGAVIPLTELSRSGTERAKRKATSLLEHLRKLQQV, from the exons ATGGCCGGCGAAGTTGCCGGAGACCGGACGCCGGAGCTTCTTGCCATCGTCCACGACATCGCCGGTATGTGTGTCGGAGCCGTTGGGACCGGGTCCTCTGCCGCCGCAGCAGCACCCACACCACCACTTCCCGCCGCCATTGCTGGCGACGGCACCTTCAGGAAGGACTGCACCGATCTGGTGCGACGGATCTCTCTCCTCACGCACCTGTTCGAGGAGATTAAGGAGCTGAACAAGGTTGCCGACTCTGCTTCGAGTTCTTCGTCtgaaagtggtggtggtggtgctgctGCTTCTGATggcgatggtggtggtggtgctgctTCTTGGTCGTTTGATGTGGTGGTGGCGCTTCAATCGGCGAAGCGTTTGCTTTCGGTGGCGAGGAACTTCCGTTCCAATTGCTCTTCT GATGGAGCTGCCAAGACCATTATCTTCCAATTTCAGAGTGTGACATGGAAATTGGAAAAACTACTAAGCAACTTACCATATGATCATTTAGAAATTTCAGAAGAAGTCAGAGAACAG GTGGACTTAGTCAGAACACAATTAAGACGGGCCACGGATAAATATGGGTTTATGATTTCACAAATGCCATCTTATAAATTATCTGAGCCACTTGCTCAAGAAATCAGTCAGGTTCCTGGTAGAACCACGAGTGGATTGCATAAACAACACAGCTGTCCTGAAAACTTATCAGAATTAGACAAAATCCGTACAAATGATGGAGGGGAAGTTTGCAGCAGACATCAGGGAGTTTCTCGCTTAGAAAGAGCCAGGAGCATCCCTACCATGTCTGAGATCTCCTTAACAAATGTTACTGATACCGAAAGTGAAGAAAACTCCGAGAGTAAGAGCCCACCTGAGGTTAAAAAGTCTGAAGGAGTTCTAATTCCTGAAGACTTTCTTTGCCCTATATCCTTGGAACTAATGAGGGATCCGGTTATTGTTTCCACCGGTCAG ACGTATGAGAGATCTTACATACAGAGATGGATAGATTGTGGAAATACAACATGTCCTAAAACCCAGCAGAAGCTCCAGCATTTGACGCTTACGCCAAACTATGTTTTAAGGAGCCTTATTTCTCAGTGGTGTATAGAGCACAACATTGAACAGCCAACAGGACTAACTAATGGAAAAATAAAGAAGAGCGACGGATCGTTCAGAGATGTCACAGGTGACATAGCGGCAATCGAAGTCCTGGTACGGAAGCTCTCCAGCCGGTCTGTCGAGGATCGTAGAGCAGCCGTAACTGAAATTCGATCACTCTCCAAACGTAGCACGGACAACAGGATACTGATTGCTGAAGCCGGAGCAATTCCACTTCTGGTCAACCTTTTAACATCTGAAGATGTATTGACACAGGATAATGCAGTCACTTCGATTCTCAACCTTTCTATATATGAAAACAACAAGGGACTCATAATGCTTGCGGGTGCCATTCCATCCATCGTCCAGGTTCTCCGAGCTGGAACCATGGAAGCAAGAGAAAATGCTGCAGCAACCCTCTTCAGCTTGTCACTTGCCGacgagaataaaataataatcggTGCCTCAGGCGCTATACCTGCATTGGTAGAATTGCTCCAAAATGGGAGCCCAAGAGGGAAGAAAGATGCAGCAACAGCATTGTTCAATTTATGTATTTATCAAGGAAACAAAGGCAGGGCCATTAGGGCAGGGATTATCACAGCACTGTTGAAAATGCTTACAGATTCAAGCAAATCGATGGTGGACGAAGCCCTCACAATAATGTCTGTTCTTGCCAGCCATCAAGAGGCAAAGGTAGCTATAGTTAAAGCCAGCACCATACCAGTTTTAATAGATCTTTTGAGGACCGGATTGCCTCGCAACAAAGAGAATGCGGCCGCTATTTTACTCGCATTGTGCAAGAGGGATACCGAAAATCTTGCTTCTTTAAGTAGACTTGGTGCTGTCATACCTCTTACCGAACTCTCAAGGAGCGGTACAGAGAGGGCAAAGAGGAAAGCTACTTCATTATTGGAGCATCTTCGCAAGTTGCAGCAGGTTTGA